In Paroedura picta isolate Pp20150507F chromosome 15, Ppicta_v3.0, whole genome shotgun sequence, the genomic window CCCGCTACAGTCTGGGTACGTAGTGGCATTGGAGCCTTCTTGTAGGCCTGATGGGACCTTCTGCCTTAAAGTGCCACCTTACTACAAAGATCAGCTTTATAGTGGCATATTCTGTAAAAGAGTTCTTTCATTAACACCTGTGCTTGAATGTCCCCCATGCTGCTCTTCGAGCTCTTTCTAGTATCACTCCCACTAGGTTCCTGCACCCCACTCACCCCCATATCTGAGCTATTTACTTCCAAGCATTGTAAGGAAGAATCTGCTTCAGACCTCCCCAGGGGCACCTTTGCCAAGCGTGGCTAATTCGCCTAGCTCTCCACAAGCATCTGAGTCAGTGAACAATTTTTATTCATTCATCAGAAGCTGTTACACTCTGCCTTGAATACCACTCTCAGCAGATGGGCACTTTACAAAGCTGTAAAACCAGCTGCTAATAAAACAAAGATGTACTTTCAAGCCAGACAATAGTTTGTGCAGTGTCATGAGCTGAAACTGCCTGCCTGGATGCAGGTGTCTCAGTTCACTGTGATCAGTCTGTGTCTGTGAAGCTAGTCTCTGAAGTTGACTTCCCCATCAAAGTTGGTTTTAGCCGTACTTCCACGAGTCTGAATGGTGCCTTCCTGGCATGTTTCTGTGGTACCGTCATGCCAGTCTATAGAATAGAGGCACAAAACAAGCACTTCTTGAGACAGccttcagtggctactagctttGTGAATTAAAAGGAACCTCCAAATCCAGGGGCACTGATTTGTTGACTCCCAGAGCCAGAAAGCAACATTGGAgaaaaggccttggtctctagGCCCTATTATTGGACTTCAGAGGAACTAGTTAGCctccatgtgagacaggaggctggactagatagaccactggtctgatccagcaggactcttctgatgttttgaTGTTCATTAGTTACCTAAAAACTTAATGACACAAAAAGCAGCTTAACCAAAGAAGCTctaggtgggcgggggggggggagggcgtgaGAGATAAATGGGAAGATCTAATTAACTTGGTGCCTCCTTAGAAGCCCCTGACATGTTGGATTGGTTCAGATGTACTCAGTCCTGGACTTGTCTCTGAGTTGTGGCCCTCCCCAAGAATGTGAAGCTGAGTGGTCTCATCCAGTAGGGCATTGGTGGCCAAAGTATATGGCGCTCCAGACGTCCATgaactacagctcccatgagcatgctgctggcagggactcatgagaatttTTGTCCATGGGCATATGGAGATCCACAGttgagttctcagccccacctacctcacagggtgtctattgtggagagagaaagagaaagctgttttgggattccttcaggtaatgtaaaggtgaggtataaaagcTAGTTCTTACTGTGTATTtttagaacaaagcttgagtcctatgacctttaagaccaacaaagtttttttcaagGTACATGCTTTGATGTGCACAGACACTTCAggcacaatgaaatggaaactcACAGTCTAGACATAGGTTGAGGGTGGACAGGATGCTGATTGACTCATCCTCTAACTACACGTACTGGTTGGTGATTTCTGTTTGATTTtatctgaagtgtgtgtgtgcacatgagagCTTATCCCCAGAActgaacttggttggtcttaaaggtgcctctgcactcaaatgttgttctgcttcagaccaacatggctacccacttgaaagtatatatatatttttagtagCTGTATAAATGCCAAGTGTAAGAGGGAATTTTTGGGATGTGCATGATGTGGTGATACAGCACAATAGCCATGTTAACTCCAGGGTGGTTTCTGGGGAACCCATGGCTGGGTCCACTGTGTGTGACTAAGACTTTATTTCCTTTCATCCCCCTCccatctgttttcttcaggaatttGACAAGAAATACAACCCCACTTGGCACTGCATTGTGGGTAGGAATTTTGGCAGCTACGTGACGCACGAGACAAAGCACTTCATCTATTTCTACTTGGGCCAGGTTGCAATCCTTCTTTTCAAGTCGGGGTAGgagacaggaagagaagaagggacACGGCGAGTGGGGACCCGGACTGTGGTGTTCTGAAGGCAGGGAGTATGCAGGCTTCCTCTACCATGGCTGTGCCACTGCATGGACTGTATACTATATTTAATGTGTATATGTTGCAGTAATAACACCTAAATTCTCTTTTGGTTGCCTGGGGGATGAAAGGCAGCATCTTTCTTTTCTAAATTTTTCCCCCTCTGGTttactgctttttttcttttttgtttctttgcactAGGGAAAACTGTAAATGCTTCAACAATGgcctttaaaggggggggggaggtataaaTAAACGTTAGTTCCACAAATGTAATCTCTTGGTGATGTTGATGTTTCTCAAAGCTGAATTTAAGCAGACCAAAAAAAAGTTCTTGTGGGGGTGTGAATTGGACTGAGGCATCTACCAGTTGTTCTTTTTAATGATGATCGTGTGACATTCTGCTGTTGGCCACCTTCATAGTGAAAgggacgggggtggggaggggcctgttTGTGGCTCCCAGCCTGAATTGACTGTGCAATGCGTAGTATTTCCTCCAGCACAAATCTGGAATCAAGCTGGTATTTAATCCCAGTGATCAGGCTTCAAAGTAGATTAACCCTGGTCCCAGATGATAAATCCTTACACCCGTCTGTGCCCCACACTTGTGGCATCTTGCCAAGGTTTTGAGGCCTGTGCCCTTCATGgtgctgggcagctgctgctggcctctttctctctccatccctGATTGAGTCAACGTTGCCTTACTGCAGTTTACTTTCAACAACTGTTGTGTGGGAAGATCTGTCAAGAAATGGTG contains:
- the DYNLL2 gene encoding dynein light chain 2, cytoplasmic, producing MSDRKAVIKNADMSEDMQQDAVDCATQAMEKYNIEKDIAAYIKKEFDKKYNPTWHCIVGRNFGSYVTHETKHFIYFYLGQVAILLFKSG